Part of the Vicia villosa cultivar HV-30 ecotype Madison, WI unplaced genomic scaffold, Vvil1.0 ctg.000605F_1_1, whole genome shotgun sequence genome is shown below.
caGGTTGTTTCAATGAATTGACGTGGCTCAAAGGGGTATgttaagaataaaataataacttaaGTTTATACACACTTTCATTCCTTTAACTTTTTTGTCAAGACATGTTAACTTCTCTTAAACTCTCATGCATTCTTCCACCCTATAGTATAAATAAGTTCCGCaactttgttgtatttttgtgcTATAGAATTATAGTCTTTCTGAATATATAGCTTAAAGGGAGTATATGCCCATGGACATCTGTACAACATCAACATCTCAGCCATGTGAAATTCCTAGCTCAGATGTGATAACTTTGGAAGGGCATACTTCAGAGGTGAACTAATTCATTAATGCTTCTTGTTTGTCAAGTCTTTAGATTAGTAGGAGCTTTGTTTTTTGAGTCATTTTTAGTAATGTAACTTATTGTTCAATGAATTTGTCTTATTTAAATTCAACACATTTAAATTTATAATGAAACCTGAGGTTAAGAGAGTCTTCCAGAAACTTATAGACAAATACTAACATAGCTACAGATATCACAAAATCTAGTACTGAAACTATTTTACAATTAATGTAATCAAGGTTTAAGAACAATAGCAATAGCCAGCTCATTCACAAGTAGTAACACAGTGGCTTCTAGTTCTTCCTAAATCTTACAGTAGATCCTACATTTAAAATATTTGGTCTTTGAAGAGAAGTTAGGATGCAATGTTTTTCTGTTATGGGATATCAGTTATAGTACCAATTAATTGGAGATTAAAACGAAAATCGATTAAAAGTTAGTTGGGGAATGATGGTTAGGAAGGTGTTAATTCTGAATGTTAATTCTGAACTTTCTGTTATGATTGTCCAGGGCTTGATGGTGCTTGTTCAATAGAAGGTTCAGAAGTCACAGAAAAATCGGTAAAACCCCTGTTATGTTAACTGCAGGCGcttccccttttttttttttgaattgcaATGTGTTTGGATTGAATACATATTCCCTTGATATGAACTTGATTGTATATCTGACTTGTGAATGAAACATATGGCTGCCTTGGTTTAATTTCATGAGTTAGAGAACAAAGAGAAAGTAGCAGGCAAGATTTATATAGCCAACTAAATAATGTTCTTTACTTTCACCTGCCAGCACCAAAAGGACTGTTTCCTCCTGAGCCGGAATAATCTTCCTTGTTAAAGAAGGCGATAATATGGTTGAAGAGGCTCCTGCAGACATTCCATCTCTCTTGGAGTTGAAGTGGATTTATTATGAACTAATAATATGTTTTCATTTTGTTAAAAATGGTTTCATAACCATTATGTTTACGTATTATGAGTAACAAAATATGTAAACGATGGACTGAAtcataaaattattaaagaatTAATTGTTGATGAGAGCTTCACAACTATATAACTTTGCAGATCTTGATATTGGATTGCCTAAAGAAATTGAAAATAAGGAGAAAGCAGTTGAGGCTAGTATTTCTAGTAAGTTGTAACCATATATATCGGATGTATTTGTATACTGATAGAGAagcaaataataatttataatttttttttaaatttagaaatacattacctgcggatttacctgagGAATTTTATCGTTCCtgtggatttacctgcggaatttacaGCGGCTTTACCTGCGGccattttcctgcggatttacctgcggaatttcctgcggaatttcctgccgaagatattacccacgaaggttttagctggggaccaagaaccgcaggaaaatccgcaggtaacacgTTTCCTGCGAAAATTTTGCtcgaatccgcaggtaaatccgcaggaaaacagAGTTTTTCTAGTAGTGTATGTTTAGGGACTTTAACAACTAACTAATTAACTTAGTTAGCTAATTGAGTTGGTTACTTgatcaacaaaatatataaagCTATTGTATACTTTAAACTTCATTCTATTCAATAATCAATCACTTTTAATAATATGCTTCATCTTTTCCATTACATATGTATATGTAATCTTGCTTGAATCACTAAAAACAAAGTGTTGAGCTAACAATATCTGATAAAGTACCAGGAAAACAATCTATGTTAAAATAGAAGGATATTATTGTAATGCATTTGAAGATTTTGCATGGACAATATGTCACAAGAGGACACAACAAAAAACAGGAAAAATCTTGTTAGCAATAGCGACAGTTCATCAATTTAAGATCACTATTGTTATTGACAAAGACATATTATATACAATTGTTCCAAGACAAAAGCAACAATGTAACATGTAACACTCACCCAAGTTATTGAATTGGTATAAGATATTCAAGGATCAattgaagaaaagaaaatgattcaTCCACCTACTCAAATTTCACAATCCAATGCTTGCCTCCATTCTGTTGCCCAACATAATTATCATTCTATGAAAAACATCCTCCCCTAGTATGATTGTAAAAAACATCATTAACCAAGAAATCTAGACACAAAATATATAGAGTAATCAATTTAAACCTTTTGAATATCAAGGTATAAACTGATAATAGCCCAAGGGACCATTTTTTGTTGTTTACTAAAAGAACACATAGATTCAAAAGGCTACTTCACTAGagtcaaagaaatgaaagaaaagaaaaggaaagcgACCAAACATGATAAACATATCTTGTATTGTATGTTAAGGACACACACAAAgcaaaacaaagcaaagaaagaaCCTAAGAAAAAGATGCTTCCACTAAAGCTGGTTCGCTCTCTCATCTTAGGTGAATCCATATCCATCAACAACAACTCTCACTTTCTAAACCAAAATCACCATCACAATCAcaatgaacaacaacaacaacaacccaaTGAAACAACAACAAGAAAAAGATTCAAAAAAAGACATGGTCTTTTGTTTCTCCCAACCAAAGAAATCATCACAAACACATATAGGCTTGCCACCATTGCAAGAGATTTAGGAATGGATTTACACCCAACACCATCACTTTCTCACATCatcttctccaactcatcttctgCACCGTCAACATCTTCTTCTTCACCTTCAACACCCTCTACATCTACGTTCTCTGTCTCTTCAGCTTCTTGTTCTCTTCTCAATGACGCTGTTCCTATTCCTTTTCCTTCTTTTGATACAACGCCACTGACCCATCTTCGATACTTCGTCACGCTCTTCCCACGCGCCTTCAAGGTTGTTCTTTTTAACTCTGACGAGGATTCTAACGCTGTTGGGTCATCGAGTGGAGACGTGAGTAACTGGGATTGTTCTTCTGTTTCGCTATGTTGTCGGGTTACTGGTAATCGGGTAGTGACGATGGATGGGTTTTGTCGGATTCTTGCTGGGAAAGGTTGGACCTTTTTCAAGACGAAGCAGAATTCTTCCGGGGATTTGCGCGGTGGTGGTGTTGTTTATCTTTTCAGGAAGGTGGATGTGAACCGGGTTTGTGTGGGTCGGGTTGGAGGACGTGATGGGGCATGCAGAGTGAGGGAGGTGAGATTGCCGTATTTGGATTTTGAAAATGCTCCTCTCAGGATTTTGCAGTATATTTTGTTGATGACTGATGACATTTTCTGTTTAGCATGAATCTGGTAAGTGTTTTCATCACTTTCTGCTTCATTCAATGTTTTGGTTTATAGAATAGAATTCAATGTGTTGATTAGGGTGACATTTGTACTGTGCAGTCCTTGACTTTGCATAGAACCATAATCAAATATGGTTTTGACAACATTAAACTGTTGTTATTTggcagttgttggtgttgattaTCTGAGAATTTGAGGGAGGTTTTACATGATGACAAGAGAtggaaaaaacaaacaaataaaacatcTGCTTTGGTGTTGCAGTATGTGGTTGATCTGGTTTAAGGACTATTGAAATGATGTTCTCTGGTGATGGGAAAGAGCTAGACTTTTTTGTATTAGCGGAGGTGCCAAAGTGATTCAATCTCTTGGCCATATCATCTCTTGTATTGTATTGGTGAAGGAGGATTTTCCTTGGAGAAGTCTATGAGACGGAGACAAGACACAATATTGACATTggtaataatttgagaaaatagaaGGAATCGATTAGTCATATTTGTTGGTGTTGGGCGTGTCAGACACCATACAAACATGACTTCAATATGATTTGCCGGTTTTACAAAAGGGAAATTGTGAAATTCTTTGACTCATGTGGATTTTACCTTGAATGCTCATGGTTTGTTGTTTGGCTAAGGAGGGTGGTGGAAGGAAATGAAGCTGAAAAGGTTGCTAACCTGAAGAAGAGCTATAAAGTTTTCATGACAGCAGTTTATGGTAAGTTGCATTTGGTGGGTCACATTGGTTGCTTTCTGTGTAGAACTCAAAGATGATGCTGGTGCCACTTTGTGTGTTCTTGTTGTATCAATTTATATATCTTGAGGGTGATGATCAACAATTCTCCAACTCTTTGGAGGAGATTGCAGGGGTGCGATTTAAACTTCCTGGTCTTGATCATCTTCATCCCTTTGGTTATGAAAGAAATGCATATTTATGATTCGTTTACTTTGTAAAACAATAATGAAATTCTTCAAGCAACATGTTTTTCATAGGTGAGGAGGAGGGCCAGGGAATGTGAAGCTTATCTCTGGAAAAACAACATACCTTGGATTAGTTAAAAATTGGGATGAGAGATGGATTTTGTTGGAAACATGAGTAACAAATAGTGTAGTGAAGCATCCTCTTAAAGATTAGTTCCAAGTTTTTGCAGATAGTCCCAATGCGTGTTAATTAGTTAGTCAATGGTTCTCATTGTTAAAAACTAATAGTTTATTTGCGATGataatttttgtaaaattttgGATTTGAATATATGGTGACCATTAGACCAATaacaaaattgaaaaagttaattGATTTTGACAACTATTTTTTGTGTTAGATGATAACTTAGTTGATTAGATCGGTGTCAAGCTCTTAAGATATATTAGATACTTTGATATAAGGGAGAGATTCAATATCCTTAAAAGATGTTCAATCAAATTTAATGGCAAAAGAGTGCCTAAAAAATCAGTAAATAATAATCAAGGGATGATTAAAAGTAAAGATCAAGTTTTCAAAGCATTTGTTCAATGGAAGGCTACAGTTGAAAATCAATGTGATAGGAGGATAAAAGGTCTTATAAAAGATAATGGATTAGAATTCTGCCATAAGGAAGTTAATGATTTATGTAATGAGCATGGCATATATAGAAACAATAATGTTAGATGCATGTATGCAAACTTATCAAAGAATTTTTGGAGAGAACTCGTCCACACAGCTTGCTATTTGATAAATAGGTATCCCTGTACTACATTAGGCTGTAAAACTCCTCACCAAATATGAAACAAAAGATCAGCTGAATACAAAAACCTTAGAGCCTAGTTTACTACCATTCAAAGGAAAACTATAACCAAGAGCTAAAAAAGTATCTTTATAGTAGAAATCCTTACTGTTAAATAATCTAATCAATTTATAATCATAGATGATTTATATTTTGTAATTGGTTATTAAAACTAATTGTTCCATTTTCTTAAGATGGTTATAAATCAGTTATTAATcagttttataattaattttgatttaaaaaattttaaaaactattttttatattaaaaaattgtttttttaaattatatttaaaaaaaatactttttcacaagaaaaaaaattatttcagagATAAATtggaaattttatttattattataaaaattaatttaaaatattttttgtgattttcaaaaaattgactaatttgattcatattttttataTGGATGCCCAAAATATAGATTTAGTTTAAACAATTTAGATATAAATAATCCAAAAAACCGATTAATTTGAGCATTCCTAATAAGTAGGGATGTTAAATTCAATGAAAAGGATAGTAATAAGATTAACAAGATTGCTTAAGTGATTGACCTGAACAAAGATAAAGACATAACTGAGGTTGATATTGGAGAAGATCCTTCAgattcaaatgaagaaaatgactaTGTAATATGTATTGTGTAGAAACGAGTAAGATGAGCCATCATACACCTATAGTATGACTATGAACACTAACTGAAATTGACATATTTAAGCATACAATTGACATTTTTCAATATTTCA
Proteins encoded:
- the LOC131629802 gene encoding uncharacterized protein LOC131629802, with translation MKEKKRKATKHDKHILYCMLRTHTKQNKAKKEPKKKMLPLKLVRSLILGESISINNNSHFLNQNHHHNHNEQQQQQPNETTTRKRFKKRHGLLFLPTKEIITNTYRLATIARDLGMDLHPTPSLSHIIFSNSSSAPSTSSSSPSTPSTSTFSVSSASCSLLNDAVPIPFPSFDTTPLTHLRYFVTLFPRAFKVVLFNSDEDSNAVGSSSGDVSNWDCSSVSLCCRVTGNRVVTMDGFCRILAGKGWTFFKTKQNSSGDLRGGGVVYLFRKVDVNRVCVGRVGGRDGACRVREVRLPYLDFENAPLRILQYILLMTDDIFCLA